A genomic segment from Conger conger chromosome 2, fConCon1.1, whole genome shotgun sequence encodes:
- the LOC133118955 gene encoding centrosomal protein of 95 kDa-like isoform X1, producing the protein MGTQEERDWVDVANDLLSKCHINLRLRKVTDCDANVFVALYEAILGEKVPDYIAAPRSQEDDIHNVQSVIDSLALDYLQISLSHITGENVVTGDKESIKNLLEIFDGLLEYLTEQIYEEEPLHEDGAAEEPAGLPGMAATHTSAPGRDHPEQQENLLERVSQCSSVHSTVQSSKHSLPSWSADGSESTAELIRLGDSARTFTAKQRVCRSASEQSDGAVSADRRACELPRSSGSCPRGMMSPHGRGAAPVTQDLPNASATLMREPLRSAVPLLPPYQTTPQRTEHRGPSGSQSPASASSHRGEEEEQRPPLIRANGVSPRPLSDTVPANGLQSPCHFLDETERPMSSQKAVSSEVDRKQMEPAGGGPRRVLFRTEPDVLFLTLRGREGEEGQGGPSALQQDNRGTRERTGPRGGVSLGEPLSWHRQRNRQTEEELHHMSEKLTRRLEELDAMLKRALGEGETEATDAKEEDKQSHHSDSVMECRRTRRPTGTPHTSRSPRTRSLSPSPPPVRRSLQAQLDQSLSGSAPQRQARVRRQEQRQLQNHRRLGQVVGRAYEDELKRLEEQERLDMAMERGRLQGTEREYREAVQKDVPPRTPKPSQAFGPKAASQQRPSRARHHTPNRARTLPRKPALMKVKDNDLLPLLLEEFPHLQLSPHTLTRMWKKQLKQVDHLAAVGNHHTRNKLTSQVEEAQRRHDLLVEIIRKEQEHNHRLRDVKERIQQQKSAQNKLKEQRRQIARAKKYYSEYHVQMRARMMRARTREERMFKQIFEEGLELQKERFREERAYAKEVRQEHQRKHRDELESMENYYKDQFSLLAETLAQERREIQMRKKAQEKALQKMKRELRSKMEREIGELQKIIIQNDDDDYFWDLEAERLRGKVKMASFQYSASHLP; encoded by the exons ATTACATTGCTGCTCCCCGGAGTCAAGAGGATGACATTCACAATGTGCAGTCAGTTATTGACTCTCTAGCTCTGGATTACCTGCAAATCAGCTTGTCTCACATCACAG gtgaGAATGTTGTAACGGGAGACAAAGAATCCATAAAAAACTTGCTGGAAATTTTTGATGGGCTGCTGGAGTATCTCACTGAGCAGATATACGAGGAGGAGCCACTGCATGAAGACGGAGCAG CAGAAGAGCCAGCCGGGCTCCCTGGCATGGCTGCGACCCACACCTCAGCCCCCGGGAGAGACCACCCAGAGCAGCAGGAGAACCTGCTGGAGAGGGTATCTCAGTGCTCCAGCGTGCA CTCGACTGTCCAGTCCAGCAAACACTCCCTCCCTTCCTGGAGTGCTGATGGGTCTGAGTCCACCGCGGAGCTTATTCGGTTGGGAGATTCGGCCCGGACGTTCACTGCCAAACAGAGAG TGTGCAGGAGTGCGAGCGAGCAGTCTGATGGTGCGGTCAGCGCCGACCGGAGGGCCTGCGAGCTCCCTCGCTCCAGCGGCTCCTGCCCCCGGGGGATGATGTCACCGCACGGCCGAGGCGCAG CGCCCGTCACCCAGGACCTCCCGAACGCCAGCGCCACCCTCATGAGGGAGCCCCTCCGCTCGGCcgtccccctcctgcccccgtACCAGACCACCCCCCAGCGGACAGAGCACCGGGGCCCCTCCGGCAGCCAGTCCCCCGCCAGCGCATCCAGCCAccggggggaggaagaggagcagcgGCCTCCTCTTATCAGAGCA AACGGCGTGTCCCCCAGGCCTCTGTCTGACACCGTTCCCGCTAATGGACTGCAGTCTCCCTGCCACTTCCTGG ATGAGACCGAGAGGCCGATGTCCAGTCAGAAGGCGGTCAGCTCTGAGGTGGACAGGAAACAGATGGAG cctgctGGTGGTGGGCCCAGGAGGGTGCTGTTCCGCACCGAGCCAGAcgtcctcttcctcaccctgaGGGGCCGCGAGGGAGAGGAGGGCCAGGGGGGCCCCTCAgccctgcagcaggacaacagaGGGACCCGAGAGCGGACCGGGCCCAG AGGGGGCGTCTCGCTGGGGGAGCCCCTGTCCTGGCACCGGCAGAGGAACCGGCAGACGGAGGAGGAGCTGCACCACATGTCGGAGAAGCTGACCCGgcggctggaggagctggatgCC ATGCTGAAGCGGGCCCTGGGGGAAGGGGAGACGGAGGCGACGGACGCCAAAGAGGAGGACAAGCAGTCCCACCACAGCGACAGCGTCATGGAGTGCCGGCGCACCAGGAGGCCGACGG GCACGCCGCACACGTCCCGGTCTCCGCGCACGCGCTCCCTGTCTCCCTCGCCCCCCCCGGTGCGGCGCTCCCTGCAGGCCCAGCTGGACCAGAGCCTGAGCGGGTCGGCACCGCAGCGCCAGGCCCGAGTGCGCCGGCAGGAGCAGCGCCAGCTGCAGAACCACCGCCGGCTGGGccag GTGGTGGGCAGGGCCTATGAGGACGAGCTGAAGAGACTGGAGGAGCAGGAGCGTCTGGACATGGCCATGGAGCGAGGCAGGCTGCAGGGAACG GAGAGGGAGTACAGAGAGGCCGTCCAGAAAGATGTCCCCCCCCGCACGCCCAAGCCGTCCCAGGCCTTCGGCCCCAAAGCCGCAAGCCAACAGCGCCCCTCCCGGGCGAGGCACCACACCCCGAACAGGGCGAGGACGCTGCCCCGCAAACCTGCGCTGA tgaaGGTAAAGGACAATGACCTGCTTCCGCTGCTGTTGGAGGAGTTCCCCCACCTGCAGCTCTCcccgcacacgctcacacgcatgTGGAAGAAGCAGCTCAAACAGGTGGACCACCTGGCAGCCGTCGGCAACCACCACACCCGCAACAAACTGACCAGCCAG GTGGAGGAGGCGCAGAGGAGACACGACCTCCTGGTGGAGATCATCCGGAAAGAGCAGGAGCACAACCACCGGCTG AGGGACGTTAAGGAGCGGATCCAGCAGCAGAAGTCGGCCCAGAACAAGCTGAAGGAGCAGAGGCGGCAGATCGCCCGCGCCAAGAAGTACTACAGCGAATACCACGTGCAGATGCGCGCGCGCATGATGAGGGCCCGCACTCGAGAGGAGAGG atgTTTAAGCAGATCTTTGAGGAGGGCCTGGAGCTGCAGAAGGAGCGTTTTAGAGAGGAGCGGGCCTACGCCAAGGAGGTGCGGCAGGAGCACCAGCGCAAACACAGGGACGAGCTGGAGTCCATGGAGAACTACTACAAGGACCAG TTTTCACTGTTGGCTGAAACTCTTGCGCAAGAAAGAAGAGAAATCCAAATGAGGAAGAAGGCCCAAGAGAAG gcgcTTCAGAAGATGAAGCGGGAGCTACGCAGCAAAATGGAGAGGGAGATCGGCGAGCTGCAGAAGATCATCATCCAGAACGACGACGACGACTACTTCTGGGACCTGGAGGCCGAGCGGCTGCGGGGGAAAGTGAAGATGGCTTCATTCCAGTACAGCGCCAGCCATCTGCCCTGA
- the LOC133118955 gene encoding centrosomal protein of 95 kDa-like isoform X2 codes for MGTQEERDWVDVANDLLSKCHINLRLRKVTDCDANVFVALYEAILGEKVPDYIAAPRSQEDDIHNVQSVIDSLALDYLQISLSHITGENVVTGDKESIKNLLEIFDGLLEYLTEQIYEEEPLHEDGAEEPAGLPGMAATHTSAPGRDHPEQQENLLERVSQCSSVHSTVQSSKHSLPSWSADGSESTAELIRLGDSARTFTAKQRVCRSASEQSDGAVSADRRACELPRSSGSCPRGMMSPHGRGAAPVTQDLPNASATLMREPLRSAVPLLPPYQTTPQRTEHRGPSGSQSPASASSHRGEEEEQRPPLIRANGVSPRPLSDTVPANGLQSPCHFLDETERPMSSQKAVSSEVDRKQMEPAGGGPRRVLFRTEPDVLFLTLRGREGEEGQGGPSALQQDNRGTRERTGPRGGVSLGEPLSWHRQRNRQTEEELHHMSEKLTRRLEELDAMLKRALGEGETEATDAKEEDKQSHHSDSVMECRRTRRPTGTPHTSRSPRTRSLSPSPPPVRRSLQAQLDQSLSGSAPQRQARVRRQEQRQLQNHRRLGQVVGRAYEDELKRLEEQERLDMAMERGRLQGTEREYREAVQKDVPPRTPKPSQAFGPKAASQQRPSRARHHTPNRARTLPRKPALMKVKDNDLLPLLLEEFPHLQLSPHTLTRMWKKQLKQVDHLAAVGNHHTRNKLTSQVEEAQRRHDLLVEIIRKEQEHNHRLRDVKERIQQQKSAQNKLKEQRRQIARAKKYYSEYHVQMRARMMRARTREERMFKQIFEEGLELQKERFREERAYAKEVRQEHQRKHRDELESMENYYKDQFSLLAETLAQERREIQMRKKAQEKALQKMKRELRSKMEREIGELQKIIIQNDDDDYFWDLEAERLRGKVKMASFQYSASHLP; via the exons ATTACATTGCTGCTCCCCGGAGTCAAGAGGATGACATTCACAATGTGCAGTCAGTTATTGACTCTCTAGCTCTGGATTACCTGCAAATCAGCTTGTCTCACATCACAG gtgaGAATGTTGTAACGGGAGACAAAGAATCCATAAAAAACTTGCTGGAAATTTTTGATGGGCTGCTGGAGTATCTCACTGAGCAGATATACGAGGAGGAGCCACTGCATGAAGACGGAGCAG AAGAGCCAGCCGGGCTCCCTGGCATGGCTGCGACCCACACCTCAGCCCCCGGGAGAGACCACCCAGAGCAGCAGGAGAACCTGCTGGAGAGGGTATCTCAGTGCTCCAGCGTGCA CTCGACTGTCCAGTCCAGCAAACACTCCCTCCCTTCCTGGAGTGCTGATGGGTCTGAGTCCACCGCGGAGCTTATTCGGTTGGGAGATTCGGCCCGGACGTTCACTGCCAAACAGAGAG TGTGCAGGAGTGCGAGCGAGCAGTCTGATGGTGCGGTCAGCGCCGACCGGAGGGCCTGCGAGCTCCCTCGCTCCAGCGGCTCCTGCCCCCGGGGGATGATGTCACCGCACGGCCGAGGCGCAG CGCCCGTCACCCAGGACCTCCCGAACGCCAGCGCCACCCTCATGAGGGAGCCCCTCCGCTCGGCcgtccccctcctgcccccgtACCAGACCACCCCCCAGCGGACAGAGCACCGGGGCCCCTCCGGCAGCCAGTCCCCCGCCAGCGCATCCAGCCAccggggggaggaagaggagcagcgGCCTCCTCTTATCAGAGCA AACGGCGTGTCCCCCAGGCCTCTGTCTGACACCGTTCCCGCTAATGGACTGCAGTCTCCCTGCCACTTCCTGG ATGAGACCGAGAGGCCGATGTCCAGTCAGAAGGCGGTCAGCTCTGAGGTGGACAGGAAACAGATGGAG cctgctGGTGGTGGGCCCAGGAGGGTGCTGTTCCGCACCGAGCCAGAcgtcctcttcctcaccctgaGGGGCCGCGAGGGAGAGGAGGGCCAGGGGGGCCCCTCAgccctgcagcaggacaacagaGGGACCCGAGAGCGGACCGGGCCCAG AGGGGGCGTCTCGCTGGGGGAGCCCCTGTCCTGGCACCGGCAGAGGAACCGGCAGACGGAGGAGGAGCTGCACCACATGTCGGAGAAGCTGACCCGgcggctggaggagctggatgCC ATGCTGAAGCGGGCCCTGGGGGAAGGGGAGACGGAGGCGACGGACGCCAAAGAGGAGGACAAGCAGTCCCACCACAGCGACAGCGTCATGGAGTGCCGGCGCACCAGGAGGCCGACGG GCACGCCGCACACGTCCCGGTCTCCGCGCACGCGCTCCCTGTCTCCCTCGCCCCCCCCGGTGCGGCGCTCCCTGCAGGCCCAGCTGGACCAGAGCCTGAGCGGGTCGGCACCGCAGCGCCAGGCCCGAGTGCGCCGGCAGGAGCAGCGCCAGCTGCAGAACCACCGCCGGCTGGGccag GTGGTGGGCAGGGCCTATGAGGACGAGCTGAAGAGACTGGAGGAGCAGGAGCGTCTGGACATGGCCATGGAGCGAGGCAGGCTGCAGGGAACG GAGAGGGAGTACAGAGAGGCCGTCCAGAAAGATGTCCCCCCCCGCACGCCCAAGCCGTCCCAGGCCTTCGGCCCCAAAGCCGCAAGCCAACAGCGCCCCTCCCGGGCGAGGCACCACACCCCGAACAGGGCGAGGACGCTGCCCCGCAAACCTGCGCTGA tgaaGGTAAAGGACAATGACCTGCTTCCGCTGCTGTTGGAGGAGTTCCCCCACCTGCAGCTCTCcccgcacacgctcacacgcatgTGGAAGAAGCAGCTCAAACAGGTGGACCACCTGGCAGCCGTCGGCAACCACCACACCCGCAACAAACTGACCAGCCAG GTGGAGGAGGCGCAGAGGAGACACGACCTCCTGGTGGAGATCATCCGGAAAGAGCAGGAGCACAACCACCGGCTG AGGGACGTTAAGGAGCGGATCCAGCAGCAGAAGTCGGCCCAGAACAAGCTGAAGGAGCAGAGGCGGCAGATCGCCCGCGCCAAGAAGTACTACAGCGAATACCACGTGCAGATGCGCGCGCGCATGATGAGGGCCCGCACTCGAGAGGAGAGG atgTTTAAGCAGATCTTTGAGGAGGGCCTGGAGCTGCAGAAGGAGCGTTTTAGAGAGGAGCGGGCCTACGCCAAGGAGGTGCGGCAGGAGCACCAGCGCAAACACAGGGACGAGCTGGAGTCCATGGAGAACTACTACAAGGACCAG TTTTCACTGTTGGCTGAAACTCTTGCGCAAGAAAGAAGAGAAATCCAAATGAGGAAGAAGGCCCAAGAGAAG gcgcTTCAGAAGATGAAGCGGGAGCTACGCAGCAAAATGGAGAGGGAGATCGGCGAGCTGCAGAAGATCATCATCCAGAACGACGACGACGACTACTTCTGGGACCTGGAGGCCGAGCGGCTGCGGGGGAAAGTGAAGATGGCTTCATTCCAGTACAGCGCCAGCCATCTGCCCTGA
- the LOC133118955 gene encoding centrosomal protein of 95 kDa-like isoform X3: MGTQEERDWVDVANDLLSKCHINLRLRKVTDCDANVFVALYEAILGEKVPDYIAAPRSQEDDIHNVQSVIDSLALDYLQISLSHITGENVVTGDKESIKNLLEIFDGLLEYLTEQIYEEEPLHEDGAAEEPAGLPGMAATHTSAPGRDHPEQQENLLERVSQCSSVHSTVQSSKHSLPSWSADGSESTAELIRLGDSARTFTAKQRAPVTQDLPNASATLMREPLRSAVPLLPPYQTTPQRTEHRGPSGSQSPASASSHRGEEEEQRPPLIRANGVSPRPLSDTVPANGLQSPCHFLDETERPMSSQKAVSSEVDRKQMEPAGGGPRRVLFRTEPDVLFLTLRGREGEEGQGGPSALQQDNRGTRERTGPRGGVSLGEPLSWHRQRNRQTEEELHHMSEKLTRRLEELDAMLKRALGEGETEATDAKEEDKQSHHSDSVMECRRTRRPTGTPHTSRSPRTRSLSPSPPPVRRSLQAQLDQSLSGSAPQRQARVRRQEQRQLQNHRRLGQVVGRAYEDELKRLEEQERLDMAMERGRLQGTEREYREAVQKDVPPRTPKPSQAFGPKAASQQRPSRARHHTPNRARTLPRKPALMKVKDNDLLPLLLEEFPHLQLSPHTLTRMWKKQLKQVDHLAAVGNHHTRNKLTSQVEEAQRRHDLLVEIIRKEQEHNHRLRDVKERIQQQKSAQNKLKEQRRQIARAKKYYSEYHVQMRARMMRARTREERMFKQIFEEGLELQKERFREERAYAKEVRQEHQRKHRDELESMENYYKDQFSLLAETLAQERREIQMRKKAQEKALQKMKRELRSKMEREIGELQKIIIQNDDDDYFWDLEAERLRGKVKMASFQYSASHLP, from the exons ATTACATTGCTGCTCCCCGGAGTCAAGAGGATGACATTCACAATGTGCAGTCAGTTATTGACTCTCTAGCTCTGGATTACCTGCAAATCAGCTTGTCTCACATCACAG gtgaGAATGTTGTAACGGGAGACAAAGAATCCATAAAAAACTTGCTGGAAATTTTTGATGGGCTGCTGGAGTATCTCACTGAGCAGATATACGAGGAGGAGCCACTGCATGAAGACGGAGCAG CAGAAGAGCCAGCCGGGCTCCCTGGCATGGCTGCGACCCACACCTCAGCCCCCGGGAGAGACCACCCAGAGCAGCAGGAGAACCTGCTGGAGAGGGTATCTCAGTGCTCCAGCGTGCA CTCGACTGTCCAGTCCAGCAAACACTCCCTCCCTTCCTGGAGTGCTGATGGGTCTGAGTCCACCGCGGAGCTTATTCGGTTGGGAGATTCGGCCCGGACGTTCACTGCCAAACAGAGAG CGCCCGTCACCCAGGACCTCCCGAACGCCAGCGCCACCCTCATGAGGGAGCCCCTCCGCTCGGCcgtccccctcctgcccccgtACCAGACCACCCCCCAGCGGACAGAGCACCGGGGCCCCTCCGGCAGCCAGTCCCCCGCCAGCGCATCCAGCCAccggggggaggaagaggagcagcgGCCTCCTCTTATCAGAGCA AACGGCGTGTCCCCCAGGCCTCTGTCTGACACCGTTCCCGCTAATGGACTGCAGTCTCCCTGCCACTTCCTGG ATGAGACCGAGAGGCCGATGTCCAGTCAGAAGGCGGTCAGCTCTGAGGTGGACAGGAAACAGATGGAG cctgctGGTGGTGGGCCCAGGAGGGTGCTGTTCCGCACCGAGCCAGAcgtcctcttcctcaccctgaGGGGCCGCGAGGGAGAGGAGGGCCAGGGGGGCCCCTCAgccctgcagcaggacaacagaGGGACCCGAGAGCGGACCGGGCCCAG AGGGGGCGTCTCGCTGGGGGAGCCCCTGTCCTGGCACCGGCAGAGGAACCGGCAGACGGAGGAGGAGCTGCACCACATGTCGGAGAAGCTGACCCGgcggctggaggagctggatgCC ATGCTGAAGCGGGCCCTGGGGGAAGGGGAGACGGAGGCGACGGACGCCAAAGAGGAGGACAAGCAGTCCCACCACAGCGACAGCGTCATGGAGTGCCGGCGCACCAGGAGGCCGACGG GCACGCCGCACACGTCCCGGTCTCCGCGCACGCGCTCCCTGTCTCCCTCGCCCCCCCCGGTGCGGCGCTCCCTGCAGGCCCAGCTGGACCAGAGCCTGAGCGGGTCGGCACCGCAGCGCCAGGCCCGAGTGCGCCGGCAGGAGCAGCGCCAGCTGCAGAACCACCGCCGGCTGGGccag GTGGTGGGCAGGGCCTATGAGGACGAGCTGAAGAGACTGGAGGAGCAGGAGCGTCTGGACATGGCCATGGAGCGAGGCAGGCTGCAGGGAACG GAGAGGGAGTACAGAGAGGCCGTCCAGAAAGATGTCCCCCCCCGCACGCCCAAGCCGTCCCAGGCCTTCGGCCCCAAAGCCGCAAGCCAACAGCGCCCCTCCCGGGCGAGGCACCACACCCCGAACAGGGCGAGGACGCTGCCCCGCAAACCTGCGCTGA tgaaGGTAAAGGACAATGACCTGCTTCCGCTGCTGTTGGAGGAGTTCCCCCACCTGCAGCTCTCcccgcacacgctcacacgcatgTGGAAGAAGCAGCTCAAACAGGTGGACCACCTGGCAGCCGTCGGCAACCACCACACCCGCAACAAACTGACCAGCCAG GTGGAGGAGGCGCAGAGGAGACACGACCTCCTGGTGGAGATCATCCGGAAAGAGCAGGAGCACAACCACCGGCTG AGGGACGTTAAGGAGCGGATCCAGCAGCAGAAGTCGGCCCAGAACAAGCTGAAGGAGCAGAGGCGGCAGATCGCCCGCGCCAAGAAGTACTACAGCGAATACCACGTGCAGATGCGCGCGCGCATGATGAGGGCCCGCACTCGAGAGGAGAGG atgTTTAAGCAGATCTTTGAGGAGGGCCTGGAGCTGCAGAAGGAGCGTTTTAGAGAGGAGCGGGCCTACGCCAAGGAGGTGCGGCAGGAGCACCAGCGCAAACACAGGGACGAGCTGGAGTCCATGGAGAACTACTACAAGGACCAG TTTTCACTGTTGGCTGAAACTCTTGCGCAAGAAAGAAGAGAAATCCAAATGAGGAAGAAGGCCCAAGAGAAG gcgcTTCAGAAGATGAAGCGGGAGCTACGCAGCAAAATGGAGAGGGAGATCGGCGAGCTGCAGAAGATCATCATCCAGAACGACGACGACGACTACTTCTGGGACCTGGAGGCCGAGCGGCTGCGGGGGAAAGTGAAGATGGCTTCATTCCAGTACAGCGCCAGCCATCTGCCCTGA